In the genome of Deltaproteobacteria bacterium, one region contains:
- the rpsG gene encoding 30S ribosomal protein S7, with product MSRKSSSERRDVSPDPRYKDKLIGKLVNKMMLDGKKSVAEKIIYRAFDSVNEKAKDDPLKIFKEALENIKPVMEVRSRRVGGATYQVPMEVRPERRIALGLRWLLLSARERGEKSMEDKLCAEILEARVGKGNAVKKRDEVHRMAEANRAFSHYRW from the coding sequence ATGTCAAGAAAATCATCATCAGAGAGAAGAGATGTCTCCCCGGATCCAAGATATAAGGACAAGCTTATCGGGAAATTGGTCAATAAGATGATGTTGGACGGGAAGAAATCAGTGGCTGAGAAGATTATTTATCGAGCATTTGATTCTGTGAACGAAAAGGCCAAAGACGATCCTTTAAAAATTTTCAAGGAGGCCCTCGAGAATATCAAGCCGGTTATGGAGGTAAGATCGCGGCGTGTCGGTGGTGCGACTTACCAGGTCCCTATGGAAGTGAGACCAGAGAGGCGGATTGCCTTAGGGCTTCGCTGGCTTCTTCTGAGCGCTCGGGAACGTGGTGAAAAGTCGATGGAGGACAAGTTGTGTGCGGAAATTCTTGAAGCACGTGTGGGAAAAGGGAATGCGGTGAAGAAGAGAGATGAGGTTCATAGAATGGCAGAGGCGAATCGAGCCTTCTCTCATTATCGTTGGTAA
- a CDS encoding 30S ribosomal protein S12: MPTINQLVRFERQKVEKKTGAPALMQSPQRRGVCVRVYTTTPKKPNSALRKVARVRLTNGMEVSAYIPGEGHNLQEHSIVLVRGGRVKDLPGVRYHIIRGTLDTAGVAKRRKSRSKYGAKSEGKKV, encoded by the coding sequence ATGCCAACAATTAATCAGCTCGTTCGATTCGAGCGCCAAAAAGTTGAAAAGAAAACAGGGGCCCCAGCCTTGATGCAGTCGCCTCAGAGACGAGGGGTTTGTGTTCGTGTTTACACGACGACACCCAAAAAGCCTAATTCGGCTCTTCGGAAGGTTGCCCGTGTCCGTTTGACGAATGGGATGGAGGTGAGCGCTTATATTCCTGGAGAGGGGCATAATCTCCAAGAGCACTCGATTGTTTTGGTGCGCGGAGGTCGTGTGAAAGATCTCCCCGGCGTTCGGTATCATATTATTCGAGGAACGCTCGACACGGCGGGGGTCGCAAAGAGACGTAAGAGTCGCTCGAAGTATGGAGCGAAGAGTGAAGGAAAGAAGGTCTAA